In Actinomycetota bacterium, the following are encoded in one genomic region:
- a CDS encoding BON domain-containing protein translates to MTRSACSRRVRWTGSTWPHGRGASGCGACSLCCCSPSRMIYPSPTNPSACCTRPSMSTEEPATPHADEYRTEHLRDALAHDPATAELDVKVTLAGGRIVLTGHAATEAHRQAISDIARRVAPDLDVVNQMDLAEFGDGGDAESLA, encoded by the coding sequence ATGACGCGCTCGGCGTGCTCGCGTCGTGTGAGATGGACTGGGAGTACCTGGCCGCACGGGCGCGGCGCTTCGGGCTGCGGCGCGTGCTCTCTTTGCTGCTGTTCGCCCAGTCGAATGATCTACCCGTCCCCGACAAACCCATCCGCATGCTGTACGAGACCCTCCATGTCGACTGAGGAACCCGCGACGCCGCACGCCGACGAGTACCGCACCGAGCATTTGCGCGATGCGCTCGCCCACGACCCCGCCACCGCCGAGCTCGACGTGAAGGTCACGTTGGCGGGCGGGCGCATCGTCCTCACCGGTCACGCCGCCACCGAGGCGCATCGCCAAGCCATCTCCGACATCGCACGTCGCGTCGCACCCGACCTCGACGTGGTCAACCAGATGGACCTTGCCGAGTTCGGTGATGGCGGGGACGCTGAGTCGCTGGCATGA
- a CDS encoding 5'/3'-nucleotidase SurE yields MARSHRTTRVLVTNDDGIDSPGIHALAGVAVGFGLDVVVAAPAWDSSGASASLTAAQQGGRFLVEKRKLAGLDRVPAYAAQATPGFITLTASRGAFGPRPDVVLSGINRGPNAGRAILHSGTVGAALTASTHGCRAMAVSIDVGEPMYWSTAVEVAGRVLPWLLEADAGVVLNLNVPNVAPERLRGLRRGRLASFGAVQTNVTEVGEGYVQLGYSDIDAQYEPGTDAQLVADGYASLTALLAVCEASAVDVSVLAD; encoded by the coding sequence TTGGCCCGCAGCCATCGAACAACGCGCGTTCTGGTCACCAACGATGACGGGATCGACAGTCCCGGCATCCACGCGTTGGCCGGCGTTGCCGTGGGCTTTGGCCTCGATGTGGTCGTGGCCGCACCCGCGTGGGACTCGAGTGGTGCGAGCGCCTCCCTCACCGCAGCCCAGCAGGGTGGCCGGTTCCTGGTGGAGAAGCGGAAGCTCGCCGGCCTCGACCGCGTGCCGGCGTACGCGGCGCAGGCCACGCCCGGTTTCATCACCCTCACGGCCAGCCGGGGTGCTTTCGGCCCCCGGCCGGATGTCGTGCTCTCCGGTATCAACCGCGGCCCGAACGCGGGTCGCGCCATTCTTCACTCAGGGACGGTGGGCGCCGCCCTCACCGCCTCGACCCACGGATGCCGAGCGATGGCGGTGTCGATCGACGTGGGCGAGCCGATGTACTGGTCAACCGCGGTCGAGGTTGCGGGCCGCGTGCTGCCCTGGTTGCTCGAGGCCGACGCCGGGGTCGTGCTCAACCTCAACGTGCCGAACGTCGCGCCCGAACGGCTGCGGGGGTTGCGCCGAGGCCGACTTGCATCTTTCGGCGCCGTGCAGACCAACGTGACGGAGGTGGGTGAGGGGTATGTGCAACTTGGCTACTCCGACATCGATGCCCAGTACGAACCGGGCACCGATGCTCAGCTCGTGGCGGACGGTTATGCCAGCTTGACCGCGCTGCTGGCGGTGTGCGAAGCATCGGCGGTCGACGTCTCTGTGCTGGCGGACTGA
- a CDS encoding alpha/beta hydrolase, producing MTRRLLGLLLAVVLVGSACGDKKDASQQTTGPYAVGVRTVTFVDDSRALDARNTQPDAPRRRLVTNLWYPAEGVPSDAEVADAKPAKGPFPLIVFSHGRSGEPQQYAASFRIWARAGYVVAGVRHPLTVRGLPFGAVTEDIVNEPADQTFVITKLGAEDSSLVDVDHVAVAGHSSGAIDALASGFNTCCHDKRVDAVILESVIGPPFKGGTYFKGVPATPVLFFHGDADAEFPLAAGHGLFEQAKPPKFFVTIKGGGHTSPYRDGPPDFHLVAQASLDVFDRYLKDDNDALDRLRRDVARFPFATLEAAPR from the coding sequence GTGACTCGCCGTCTCCTGGGCCTGCTGCTCGCGGTGGTCCTCGTCGGTTCCGCGTGCGGCGACAAGAAGGACGCGTCGCAGCAGACGACAGGGCCCTACGCGGTGGGCGTGCGCACGGTCACGTTCGTCGACGACAGCCGGGCGTTGGACGCCAGGAACACCCAGCCCGACGCGCCCCGGCGCCGGCTCGTCACCAACCTCTGGTATCCGGCCGAGGGCGTGCCGTCGGACGCCGAGGTGGCCGACGCCAAGCCCGCCAAGGGGCCATTCCCGCTCATCGTCTTCAGCCACGGGCGCAGCGGCGAGCCCCAGCAGTACGCGGCCTCCTTTCGGATCTGGGCCCGTGCCGGATACGTGGTGGCCGGGGTCCGGCATCCCCTGACGGTCCGGGGCCTGCCCTTCGGGGCCGTCACCGAGGACATCGTGAACGAGCCTGCCGACCAGACGTTCGTGATCACGAAGCTCGGCGCGGAGGACTCCAGCCTCGTCGACGTCGACCACGTGGCCGTTGCCGGTCACTCCTCGGGCGCGATCGATGCGCTGGCCAGCGGGTTCAACACCTGCTGCCACGACAAGCGCGTCGACGCCGTCATCCTCGAGTCCGTCATCGGCCCGCCGTTCAAGGGCGGCACCTACTTCAAGGGCGTTCCCGCGACGCCGGTGCTGTTCTTCCACGGCGATGCGGACGCCGAATTTCCCCTCGCCGCCGGCCATGGCCTCTTCGAGCAGGCCAAGCCCCCGAAGTTCTTCGTGACGATCAAGGGTGGCGGGCACACGTCGCCCTACCGGGACGGGCCGCCCGACTTCCACCTGGTGGCACAAGCGAGCCTCGACGTCTTCGACCGCTACCTCAAGGACGACAACGACGCCCTCGACCGGCTCCGTCGCGACGTCGCCCGCTTCCCGTTCGCCACGCTCGAGGCTGCGCCTCGGTAG
- a CDS encoding universal stress protein codes for MGAAPSERPRGVGADGRRARDIGFDRASRGTGGPGRDICAVAEREGAEVIVVESHRRGLLGRIVHLGSVSEHVMRHASRPVLVVRAMEH; via the coding sequence CTGGGCGCAGCTCCAAGCGAACGCCCACGCGGCGTTGGAGCAGACGGCCGCCGCGCTCGCGACATAGGGTTCGATCGAGCGTCGCGTGGAACTGGGGGACCCGGGCGCGACATCTGTGCAGTGGCCGAGCGGGAGGGGGCCGAGGTCATCGTGGTCGAATCGCATCGGCGAGGGCTGCTGGGACGCATCGTGCATCTCGGCTCCGTGAGTGAGCACGTGATGCGCCACGCGTCTCGTCCGGTCCTGGTGGTGCGGGCGATGGAGCACTGA
- a CDS encoding transposase has product MSEPSPSWSGPSRGVVPRHLIRDRDAKFSRAFDDIWRSVGAQIVRTPVRTPVANAFAERWVGTVRRECLDQLLILNHRHLERVLKIFVGHYNQDRPHRGLGLVAPDGPPCDPTTDPRFEQLERHDVLGGLMHEYELVAA; this is encoded by the coding sequence ATGTCCGAGCCCAGCCCGTCCTGGTCGGGGCCGAGCCGAGGCGTTGTGCCTCGCCACCTGATCCGCGATCGCGACGCCAAGTTCAGCCGTGCCTTCGACGACATCTGGCGCTCGGTCGGCGCCCAGATCGTCCGCACTCCAGTGCGGACGCCAGTGGCCAACGCGTTCGCCGAGCGCTGGGTCGGCACCGTCCGGCGCGAGTGCCTGGATCAACTGCTCATCCTCAACCACCGCCACCTTGAACGAGTGCTGAAGATCTTCGTTGGTCACTACAACCAGGACCGACCTCATCGCGGTCTTGGCCTCGTCGCGCCGGACGGTCCTCCGTGTGACCCGACGACCGATCCACGATTCGAGCAGCTCGAGCGTCACGACGTTCTTGGAGGACTCATGCACGAGTACGAACTCGTTGCAGCGTGA
- a CDS encoding CBS domain-containing protein, with translation MVESVREVMTPNPTAFPATATVGEAARAMRDLDIGDVIVLDNEQICGIVTDRDIVVRAVADGREPAEVKLGDICSHEITTLAPTDEIAEAAIRMRERAIRRLPVVEHGRPIGVVSIGDLAAERDPGSALADISAAPPNS, from the coding sequence GTGGTAGAGAGCGTACGAGAGGTGATGACCCCGAACCCGACCGCTTTCCCTGCGACCGCCACGGTGGGCGAGGCCGCCAGGGCGATGCGCGACCTCGACATCGGCGACGTCATCGTGCTGGACAACGAGCAAATCTGCGGCATCGTCACCGATCGCGACATCGTGGTGCGCGCGGTCGCCGATGGACGCGAGCCAGCCGAAGTGAAGCTCGGCGACATTTGCAGTCATGAGATCACCACGTTGGCTCCGACGGACGAGATAGCGGAGGCCGCGATACGGATGCGCGAGCGTGCGATACGGCGTCTCCCCGTGGTCGAGCACGGCCGGCCGATCGGCGTGGTGTCGATCGGAGACCTGGCGGCAGAGCGCGATCCCGGTTCCGCGCTTGCCGATATCAGCGCCGCTCCGCCGAACAGTTGA
- a CDS encoding helix-turn-helix domain-containing protein, translating into MTSGNDIREFLTTRRARITPDQAGLHAYGGRRRVSGLRREEVAMLAGISVEYYTQLERGSVRGVSEDVLDVISRALQLDDVERVHLSDLVRAAKQRPIRGRHTTERVRPGVQRVLDTITESAAFVRNGRLDILSANRLGYALYSEAFANPERPVNLARFVFLDTRAREFYADWDGIADAGVGSLRAEAGRDPYDRDLADLVGELSLRSDDFRVRWAAHDVRRYRTGTQPFRHPLVGDLTLHYEALALTAEIGQTLIVYTAEPDSPSQGALNRLANWSTNQNDPRSLNPNGGDGECERSARW; encoded by the coding sequence GTGACCAGCGGGAACGACATTCGTGAGTTCCTGACCACACGCCGAGCCCGCATCACCCCCGACCAGGCCGGGCTGCACGCCTATGGCGGGCGGCGCCGCGTCTCAGGCTTGCGACGCGAAGAGGTCGCCATGCTCGCCGGGATCAGTGTCGAGTACTACACCCAACTCGAGCGCGGCAGCGTGCGGGGTGTCTCCGAAGACGTGCTCGACGTCATCAGCCGTGCCCTGCAACTCGACGACGTCGAACGCGTCCACCTGTCCGACCTCGTGCGCGCGGCCAAGCAACGACCGATCCGCGGCCGCCACACAACCGAGCGCGTCCGTCCCGGCGTGCAACGCGTCCTCGACACCATCACCGAGTCCGCCGCGTTCGTGCGCAACGGCCGTCTGGACATCCTCTCCGCCAACCGCCTCGGCTACGCCCTGTACTCCGAAGCGTTCGCCAACCCCGAACGGCCGGTGAACCTCGCCCGATTCGTGTTCCTCGACACGCGAGCCCGCGAGTTCTACGCCGACTGGGACGGCATCGCCGACGCCGGCGTCGGCAGCCTTCGAGCCGAAGCCGGCCGCGACCCCTACGACCGCGACCTCGCCGACCTCGTCGGCGAGCTCTCACTGCGAAGCGACGACTTCCGCGTCCGCTGGGCCGCCCACGACGTACGCCGATACCGCACCGGCACCCAACCGTTCCGCCACCCGCTCGTCGGCGACCTCACCCTCCACTACGAAGCGCTCGCACTCACCGCCGAGATCGGCCAAACACTCATCGTCTACACCGCCGAGCCCGACTCGCCATCTCAAGGGGCGCTCAACCGCCTCGCCAACTGGAGCACCAACCAGAACGATCCCCGGTCGTTGAACCCGAACGGCGGTGACGGCGAGTGCGAGCGCTCTGCGAGGTGGTGA
- a CDS encoding nucleotidyltransferase family protein — MRFVSQDGRQVVGEVRTDETFMTVLGEAVAAVESVGIPYVLMGGVASAAIGRLRWTHDIDLLVRPDDARPALSALAAAGFDVEETDAHWLYKGFKHDVLVDVIFRSAGDIFLDDEMLARCSLVDHGGQSIRIIAPEDLVVIKAVVSAEHVPQRWYDALGVLASCEMDWEYLAARARRFGLRRVLSLLLFAQSNDLPVPDKPIRMLYETLHVD; from the coding sequence ATGCGCTTCGTGAGCCAAGACGGTCGCCAGGTGGTGGGAGAGGTGCGCACGGACGAGACGTTCATGACCGTGCTCGGCGAGGCGGTGGCGGCAGTCGAGTCGGTCGGCATTCCCTATGTACTCATGGGCGGTGTGGCATCGGCGGCCATCGGCCGCCTGCGCTGGACCCACGACATCGATCTGTTGGTGCGCCCCGATGACGCCCGGCCCGCGTTAAGTGCGCTCGCAGCGGCGGGATTCGACGTCGAGGAGACCGATGCACACTGGCTCTACAAGGGCTTCAAGCACGATGTCCTCGTGGACGTGATCTTCCGATCAGCCGGCGACATCTTTCTCGACGACGAGATGCTGGCCCGCTGCTCCCTCGTCGACCATGGCGGCCAGTCCATCCGCATCATCGCGCCCGAGGACCTCGTCGTCATCAAGGCGGTGGTAAGCGCAGAGCACGTCCCGCAGCGCTGGTATGACGCGCTCGGCGTGCTCGCGTCGTGTGAGATGGACTGGGAGTACCTGGCCGCACGGGCGCGGCGCTTCGGGCTGCGGCGCGTGCTCTCTTTGCTGCTGTTCGCCCAGTCGAATGATCTACCCGTCCCCGACAAACCCATCCGCATGCTGTACGAGACCCTCCATGTCGACTGA